Proteins encoded in a region of the Trypanosoma brucei gambiense DAL972 chromosome 4, complete sequence genome:
- a CDS encoding 50S ribosomal protein L7Ae, putative: MAENEQQEVAAYDYDRELYRCPISWPITSEKAKMTKKLYVLIKKTVVNNKKDVIKGIKDVTKALRKGQKGILVLGADASPYDVISHLPLLAEESDVPYVWVPSRQDLGTATQCKRATSVVLLKPTAELRPNYDKMILAIEDLNTA; this comes from the coding sequence ATGGCGGAGAATGAGCAACAGGAGGTGGCGGCATACGACTACGACAGAGAGTTATATCGGTGCCCCATCTCGTGGCCCATCACATCTGAGAAGGCGAAGATGACGAAAAAGTTATACGTGCTCATTAAGAAAACTGTTgtgaataacaaaaaagatgttATAAAGGGTATCAAAGACGTGACGAAGGCATTACGCAAAGGACAGAAGGGAATTCTTGTTCTCGGTGCAGATGCTTCCCCTTATGACGTGATTTCACATCTTCCGCTTCTTGCAGAGGAGTCGGATGTGCCGTATGTGTGGGTGCCATCACGACAGGACTTGGGAACGGCAACGCAGTGCAAGCGGGCCACTTCTGTGGTATTGCTGAAGCCAACAGCTGAGTTGAGGCCAAATTACGACAAAATGATTCTGGCAATTGAGGATCTCAACACGGCGTGA
- a CDS encoding AP-1 adapter complex gamma subunit, putative yields the protein MNSQKLRELISAVRQCKTSSEERALISKESAIIRESFRGSKPHVRTRNMLKLLYISMLGYPTEFGQVEVVSLIAQSDYAGKRVGYLTIQMVLGENDEVLTLSENHIKKDLGSGQPLLQSMALNVVANIASEPMSRDMFDDILRLFACPDPYIAKKACLAAVRIIKKVPDYAEVFLQECTNVFHENNQAVLLCKLTLVNECLLQSDVEEHLKKYRLATNGAVRLLKQLVLSSRVTAQDIGGVADPFLQIKLLQFMKIVGKGSPVVSETINDVLAQVLTNTDGSTKAGSAVQYECVKTIYAVESDEALRSLGVSTIGRFLASNDNNLRFVALQSLLDYAARDAEAVRGHQDIILDCLKDADVSIRRRALELTVALIDETNVRLLVPDLLTYLTVCSDEMREEVVRHLCQLIETKAPNAEWRVELSLRLLRLGRQHVSVGFATRLIGLLTNETVELQTTATNALWEGEGSPFDAIHHLRKAFLVAAVWCIGEYADLLVSKKGVSEEKIATRIADIINNTEYKLIKSYGLTALVKVASRYPSTKNTAVAVFANHTTSFDCELQQRACEYTTILESFPQEAAFSFERMPPITVTVKDEGRIQAQPLQVVNLPPEFLQKKDTVSLDDLFGGGTAPAGGAPKGAVVNTSDIDDLFGSKPAPAPQAVSGLSALDGLMMASAPAFPAATGFPTATGFPAATAFPTAEKSVFECEDFSVSMGAVVQGTIAISLSILSRLASPMENLSIQVAVPKTSSLEVAPLPMTAVPPFGRIVQSLTVDNSRSDKNPRLVMLRVKVLYTVAGASRSQMLQVSQEV from the coding sequence ATGAACAGCCAAAAGCTTCGTGAGTTGATATCCGCCGTACGGCAATGCAAAACATCTTCTGAGGAGCGTGCCCTTATCAGCAAGGAAAGCGCCATTATCCGTGAGTCGTTTCGAGGTAGTAAACCTCACGTTCGGACGCGCAACATGTTGAAACTTTTGTATATCTCCATGCTCGGATACCCGACGGAATTTGGCCAAGTTGAGGTGGTGAGCCTTATTGCGCAATCCGACTACGCAGGAAAGCGGGTGGGTTACCTCACTATTCAGATGGTGTTAGGTGAAAACGATGAAGTACTAACGTTGTCGGAGAATCATATAAAAAAAGACCTCGGAAGTGGCCAGCCGCTCCTTCAATCCATGGCACTGAATGTGGTGGCAAACATCGCAAGTGAGCCAATGTCACGCGATATGTTTGACGACATTTTGCGCTTGTTCGCCTGCCCTGACCCGTATATAGCGAAGAAGGCGTGCCTCGCGGCCGTTCGCATTATAAAGAAAGTTCCCGATTATGCTGAGGTGTTTTTGCAGGAATGCACCAACGTCTTCCACGAAAACAATCAGGCGGTGCTATTGTGCAAACTTACTCTTGTCAATGAGTGCCTGCTGCAATCTGATGTTGAGGAGCACTTGAAGAAGTATCGTTTGGCAACGAACGGTGCTGTCCGTTTATTGAAACAGTTGGTTTTGTCATCACGCGTGACAGCGCAGGATATTGGCGGTGTGGCTGATCCTTTTCTGCAAATCAAACTACTACAGTTCATGAAGATCGTGGGCAAGGGTAGCCCTGTCGTGTCTGAGACAATCAACGACGTTCTTGCGCAGGTGCTTACCAACACTGATGGCTCCACCAAAGCCGGCTCTGCTGTTCAGTACGAATGTGTGAAGACCATTTATGCCGTTGAGAGTGATGAAGCCTTGCGATCGCTGGGCGTTAGCACAATTGGACGCTTCCTTGCTTCTAACGACAATAATCTTCGCTTCGTGGCCCTGCAGTCTCTCTTGGACTATGCTGCTCGCGATGCAGAGGCCGTCCGAGGACATCAGGATATTATCCTGGACTGCCTCAAGGATGCTGACGTATCCATCCGTCGTCGCGCTTTGGAATTGACGGTCGCCCTGATTGACGAGACGAACGTGCGCCTCCTAGTGCCCGACTTGCTTACTTACCTAACTGTTTGCTCGGATGAGATGCGGGAGGAAGTGGTTCGTCATTTATGCCAGCTCATCGAGACGAAGGCACCGAATGCTGAGTGGCGTGTGGAGTTGTCACTGCGGCTACTTCGTCTTGGACGGCAGCACGTTTCGGTTGGATTCGCTACACGCCTTATTGGACTACTCACAAATGAGACGGTGGAACTTCAAACAACGGCCACAAATGCGCTTTGGGAGGGAGAAGGATCACCGTTTGATGCTATTCATCACCTGCGTAAGGCATTTCTGGTGGCGGCCGTGTGGTGCATAGGAGAGTACGCGGACTTACTCGTCTCGAAAAAGGGAGTTAGCGAGGAGAAAATAGCAACACGCATTGCAGACATAATCAACAACACCGAATATAAACTAATCAAATCATACGGCTTGACAGCATTGGTGAAGGTAGCATCCAGATACCCATCGACCAAAAATACGGCGGTTGCCGTTTTCGCAAACCACACCACAAGCTTCGATTGCGAGCTGCAGCAGCGTGCGTGTGAGTACACCACCATCTTGGAGTCGTTCCCACAGGAAGCGGCATTTAGCTTTGAGCGGATGCCACCCATTACTGTGACCGTTAAGGACGAGGGAAGGATTCAGGCACAGCCACTGCAAGTGGTGAATCTCCCTCCTGAGTTTTTGCAGAAAAAGGATACCGTCAGTTTGGATGATCTGTTCGGTGGGGGTACCGCACCAGCTGGTGGGGCTCCTAAAGGTGCGGTGGTGAACACTTCCGATATTGATGACCTCTTCGGCAGCAAACCTGCGCCAGCCCCTCAAGCGGTGAGTGGTTTGAGCGCGCTAGACGGGTTGATGATGGCAAGCGCGCCTGCTTTTCCCGCAGCCACTGGTTTTCCAACGGCCACTGGTTTTCCCGCAGCCACTGCTTTTCCAACGGCGGAGAAATCAGTTTTTGAGTGCGAAGACTTCTCCGTGAGCATGGGTGCTGTGGTTCAGGGTACCATAGCCATCAGCCTCAGTATCCTTTCCCGCCTTGCCTCCCCAATGGAAAACCTTTCCATTCAGGTGGCAGTCCCCAAGACATCGTCTCTCGAGGTCGCTCCCCTTCCCATGACGGCTGTTCCGCCATTCGGACGGATTGTGCAGTCTTTGACTGTGGACAACTCAAGAAGTGATAAAAATCCTCGCCTTGTTATGCTTCGCGTGAAGGTTCTCTACACAGTTGCTGGGGCATCCCGTTCCCAAATGCTGCAGGTGTCCCAAGAGGTTTAG